One window of the Thermodesulfomicrobium sp. WS genome contains the following:
- a CDS encoding universal stress protein, whose amino-acid sequence MDKHVLLTVSDDTSCLCSLRFACGYFQNTHALHITLLYVAPNPRAGLTQADIMADYHLLSRREASIRQQAEEAVARAADFLVGKGFPEANIHKKISYKQFGTATDIIQEGMAGIYDAIGLGRRGISRLEELLSESVSKQVFVTPLDIPLWISRSTEKPLPHALLCTDGSPASLRCADHMAYMLRDEPQHQISVAYIDRGANLDQVRHVFAQARDILTQGGIAAERIHDVILDGDDPAETILRHTQEVPYGVVGIGRTGKGETHSLHLLGSVSMRLFRKLDWATLWICH is encoded by the coding sequence ATGGACAAACACGTGCTCCTCACCGTCAGCGACGACACCAGCTGTCTGTGCAGCCTGCGCTTTGCCTGCGGGTATTTCCAAAACACCCATGCATTGCATATCACGCTGCTCTATGTGGCCCCCAACCCCCGCGCCGGTCTCACTCAAGCCGACATCATGGCAGATTACCACCTGCTCTCCCGTCGGGAGGCATCCATCCGCCAGCAAGCCGAAGAGGCGGTTGCGCGCGCGGCGGATTTTCTCGTGGGCAAAGGATTCCCCGAAGCAAATATCCATAAAAAAATCAGCTATAAGCAGTTCGGCACCGCCACGGATATCATCCAAGAAGGCATGGCCGGCATCTACGACGCCATCGGCCTGGGTCGGCGCGGCATCTCCCGTCTGGAAGAGCTCCTCTCGGAGAGTGTGAGCAAACAGGTCTTCGTCACCCCTCTGGACATCCCTCTATGGATAAGCCGCAGCACGGAAAAACCCCTGCCCCACGCCCTGCTCTGCACGGACGGTTCCCCGGCGAGCCTGCGCTGCGCAGACCACATGGCCTACATGCTGCGCGACGAACCCCAGCACCAGATTTCCGTGGCCTACATCGACCGGGGGGCGAACCTCGATCAGGTGCGCCACGTCTTCGCCCAAGCGCGGGACATCCTCACCCAAGGGGGGATCGCGGCGGAGCGCATCCACGACGTGATCCTCGATGGCGACGATCCCGCAGAGACCATCCTGCGCCACACCCAAGAGGTCCCCTACGGGGTGGTGGGCATCGGGCGCACCGGCAAGGGCGAAACCCATAGTCTCCACCTGCTCGGCTCGGTCAGCATGCGGCTTTTCCGAAAGCTCGACTGGGCAACCCTCTGGATCTGCCACTAG
- a CDS encoding Na/Pi cotransporter family protein: MYLSVIVNTLGGLAIFVLGMKFMTEGLQMSAGNRIRNILRAVSSNRILGCLTGTVVTAIIQSSSATTVMVIGFVTAGLMTLEQAVGVIIGANIGTTMTAQLIAFKFEALALPAIAIGVPMKFFATRKKYRYAGEIIAGFGLLFFGLSLMGDGLKPLRTDPAVVEFFTKFDPAHTGGLILCVLTGAVVTMIVQSSSATVGLTMTLATQGLISLPAAIALVLGENIGTTITAQLATIGSGNVNSYRAANAHTLFNVLGVILVTAIFPWFLQAVDWVTITLMHAPANTMVDGAYPHAGRFVANAHTLFNVLNAVIFLTFFPILIKVTLALSPKDKEAGDPLFRMPQFDQRTLDNPVAAMAQVRGEISHMAEVVRAAYCNAIESIMQHDHKNIRKWQRFERHIDEMHKTLMLVLTQIMQSEINEEASQEISEQIRIINNLERIGDAVEIIAMLGEDIMDKDIPMSPQSWEDLQTMREKVGQFLDLIRQGLRTPPANFLEEAEILEASIDALRENIRCAYIERLKNAQCSVEGGTIFMNMITRMEKIGDCCFTIARAVTRQV; the protein is encoded by the coding sequence ATGTATCTTTCCGTCATCGTCAATACCCTGGGGGGACTCGCGATTTTCGTCCTGGGGATGAAATTCATGACCGAAGGGCTGCAGATGTCCGCCGGCAACCGTATCCGCAATATCCTGCGTGCGGTGTCTTCCAACCGCATTTTGGGCTGCCTCACCGGGACGGTGGTCACGGCGATCATCCAGTCGTCGTCAGCCACCACGGTGATGGTCATCGGCTTTGTCACCGCAGGGCTCATGACCTTGGAACAGGCCGTAGGCGTCATCATCGGCGCCAATATCGGCACCACCATGACCGCCCAGCTCATTGCCTTCAAGTTTGAGGCACTGGCGCTGCCGGCCATCGCCATCGGCGTGCCCATGAAATTTTTCGCCACCCGCAAAAAATATCGATATGCTGGCGAAATTATCGCGGGATTTGGTCTGCTCTTCTTCGGCCTCTCACTCATGGGCGATGGGCTCAAGCCCCTGCGTACCGACCCCGCAGTGGTGGAGTTCTTCACCAAGTTCGACCCAGCCCATACCGGCGGCCTTATACTCTGCGTCCTCACCGGCGCGGTGGTGACCATGATCGTGCAGTCCTCCTCCGCCACCGTAGGTCTCACCATGACCCTCGCCACCCAGGGGCTCATCAGTTTGCCCGCAGCCATCGCCCTGGTGCTTGGCGAGAACATCGGCACCACGATCACGGCCCAGCTTGCCACCATCGGCTCCGGCAACGTGAACAGCTACCGCGCCGCCAACGCCCACACCTTGTTCAACGTCCTGGGCGTCATCCTGGTCACCGCCATCTTTCCCTGGTTTTTGCAGGCAGTGGATTGGGTGACGATCACCCTCATGCATGCCCCTGCCAACACCATGGTGGACGGGGCCTATCCGCATGCAGGCCGCTTCGTGGCCAATGCCCATACCCTGTTCAATGTCCTCAACGCAGTGATCTTTCTGACCTTCTTCCCGATTCTCATCAAGGTGACCCTCGCCCTCTCACCCAAAGACAAAGAGGCTGGAGATCCGCTCTTCCGCATGCCCCAATTCGACCAACGCACCCTAGACAACCCCGTTGCCGCCATGGCGCAGGTACGCGGCGAGATTTCCCACATGGCGGAAGTGGTCCGAGCGGCCTACTGCAATGCCATCGAAAGCATCATGCAGCACGACCACAAAAACATCCGCAAGTGGCAGCGCTTTGAGCGCCATATCGACGAAATGCACAAGACCCTCATGCTCGTGCTCACCCAGATCATGCAAAGTGAGATCAACGAGGAGGCATCGCAAGAGATCTCGGAGCAGATCCGCATCATCAACAACCTGGAGCGTATCGGGGATGCGGTGGAGATCATCGCCATGCTGGGCGAAGACATCATGGACAAAGACATCCCCATGTCCCCCCAATCCTGGGAGGACCTCCAGACCATGCGCGAAAAGGTGGGCCAATTCCTGGACCTCATCCGCCAGGGGCTGCGCACCCCGCCGGCCAATTTCCTGGAGGAGGCGGAAATCCTGGAGGCATCCATTGACGCCCTGCGGGAGAATATCCGCTGTGCCTACATCGAGCGTCTCAAAAACGCCCAATGCTCCGTGGAGGGCGGCACCATCTTCATGAACATGATCACCCGCATGGAGAAAATCGGCGACTGCTGCTTTACCATCGCCCGGGCTGTCACCCGGCAGGTCTAG
- a CDS encoding ABC transporter substrate-binding protein produces MRYFWWSILWALMLVSSASAQTYRISVNQFVEHPSLDAVLRGVQDGLQEQGVVAKFAVHNAQGNMATAVQIAGQIAGEEPDLVLAIATPSAQACAQAVKKSPVLARVPLVFTAITDPVAAGLVEDLARPGKNITGVSDKLPVDKHLALVRECLPKLTRLGVIYSTGEANSRATVDAVRAEAERLGWRVVEAGVTKSADVYQAAKSLVGQVDAMYIPTDNTVVSTLESVIKVGTEAKIPVFSADVDSVARGTAAAVAFDYYLHGKQTARMLRRILVDGVAPGEIPVERQDALILHVNLKAAKAMGLEIPEAVRRRADKLYQ; encoded by the coding sequence ATGCGATACTTTTGGTGGAGTATTCTGTGGGCCCTGATGCTGGTCTCGTCGGCCTCGGCGCAGACCTACCGCATTTCCGTCAATCAGTTTGTGGAGCATCCCTCGCTGGATGCCGTGCTGCGCGGGGTCCAGGATGGATTGCAGGAGCAGGGCGTGGTGGCCAAGTTTGCGGTGCACAACGCCCAGGGCAACATGGCCACCGCGGTGCAGATCGCCGGCCAGATCGCCGGCGAAGAACCTGATCTGGTCCTGGCTATTGCCACGCCGTCGGCCCAGGCCTGCGCGCAGGCGGTGAAGAAGTCCCCGGTGCTCGCCCGGGTGCCGCTGGTGTTCACGGCCATCACCGATCCGGTGGCGGCGGGGTTGGTGGAGGACTTGGCGCGGCCTGGGAAGAACATCACCGGCGTTTCCGACAAGCTGCCGGTGGACAAGCATTTGGCCCTGGTGCGGGAATGCCTGCCGAAGCTTACCCGCTTGGGCGTGATCTACAGCACCGGAGAGGCCAACTCCCGCGCCACGGTGGACGCCGTGCGCGCCGAGGCCGAGCGTCTGGGATGGAGAGTGGTGGAAGCCGGGGTGACCAAGTCCGCCGATGTCTATCAGGCGGCCAAGTCCTTGGTGGGGCAGGTGGACGCCATGTATATCCCCACGGACAATACGGTGGTCTCGACCCTGGAGTCGGTCATCAAGGTAGGGACCGAGGCCAAGATCCCGGTGTTTTCCGCGGATGTGGACTCCGTTGCCCGGGGCACGGCGGCGGCGGTGGCCTTCGACTACTACCTCCACGGCAAGCAGACCGCCCGCATGCTGCGTCGTATCCTCGTCGATGGCGTGGCGCCGGGAGAAATTCCGGTGGAGCGGCAGGACGCGCTCATTTTGCATGTGAATCTCAAGGCCGCCAAGGCCATGGGGCTTGAGATTCCAGAGGCAGTGCGCCGACGCGCCGACAAGCTCTATCAGTAA
- the argH gene encoding argininosuccinate lyase yields the protein MSQAKPWGGRFAEATAPEVERYTCSLDVDRHLAMEDIAGSKAHARMLARQGILSEAEAQAIVEGLDRVADEIRAGTFPWRESLEDVHMNIETRLVELIGEPGRKLHTGRSRNDQTLLDTRLATAKFVRQWRQALVELIGVLLARAKEHCETLLPGCTHFQPAQPVSLAHHLLAYAQMFRRDVERIDGLLPRVEVSPLGAAALAGTTYPLDPAAVAAEVGFGAVFANSMDAVADRDFLVEAVCCASIIMMHASRLCEEIIIWANPQLGFVRLPDAYSTGSSIMPQKKNPDVAELMRGKTGRVYGDLVALLTMMKGLPLTYNRDLQEDKAPLLDAHATVHASVRLLAGMMASMEFVPEAMTRALQRGYINATELADYLVTRGVPFRDAHHQTGAVVAYAEGKGVGLEDLSLEEIQRYAPKAGPEVFDALRFEAAVSRRNTPGGTGPAAVAQQMAALEMWLEAQGEALGVSY from the coding sequence GTGAGCCAGGCCAAACCCTGGGGAGGGCGCTTTGCCGAGGCCACGGCCCCGGAAGTGGAGCGCTACACCTGCTCCTTGGATGTGGACCGGCACCTGGCCATGGAGGATATCGCCGGCTCCAAGGCGCACGCCCGTATGCTCGCCCGTCAGGGCATTCTCTCCGAGGCCGAGGCCCAGGCCATCGTGGAGGGACTCGACCGCGTTGCCGATGAAATCCGCGCCGGCACTTTCCCGTGGCGGGAGTCCCTGGAAGACGTGCACATGAACATCGAGACCCGGCTTGTGGAGCTCATTGGCGAGCCGGGCCGAAAACTCCATACCGGCCGCTCCCGCAACGACCAGACCCTGCTCGATACCCGCCTGGCCACGGCGAAATTCGTGCGCCAGTGGCGGCAGGCGCTGGTGGAGCTCATCGGCGTGCTGCTGGCGCGGGCCAAGGAGCACTGCGAGACGCTGCTTCCAGGTTGCACCCATTTCCAGCCTGCCCAACCGGTGAGCCTTGCCCATCACCTCCTTGCCTATGCCCAGATGTTCCGGCGGGACGTGGAGCGCATCGACGGCTTGCTCCCCCGGGTGGAGGTTTCGCCTTTGGGGGCGGCGGCGCTGGCGGGAACCACCTATCCCCTGGACCCGGCGGCCGTTGCCGCGGAAGTGGGGTTTGGGGCCGTCTTCGCCAATAGCATGGACGCCGTGGCGGATCGGGACTTTCTGGTGGAGGCGGTGTGCTGCGCCAGCATCATCATGATGCATGCCAGTCGGCTGTGCGAGGAAATCATCATCTGGGCCAATCCCCAATTGGGCTTTGTGCGCCTTCCGGATGCCTACAGCACCGGTTCTTCCATTATGCCGCAGAAAAAAAATCCCGATGTGGCGGAGCTCATGCGGGGCAAGACCGGACGGGTGTATGGCGATTTGGTCGCCCTCTTGACCATGATGAAGGGACTGCCGCTTACGTACAACCGCGATTTGCAGGAAGACAAGGCACCGCTCTTGGACGCCCACGCCACGGTGCATGCCTCGGTGCGGCTGCTTGCCGGCATGATGGCGTCCATGGAGTTTGTGCCCGAAGCCATGACCCGTGCGCTGCAGCGGGGATATATCAATGCTACGGAGCTGGCGGACTACTTGGTGACTCGCGGCGTGCCGTTTCGCGACGCCCACCACCAGACCGGCGCCGTGGTGGCCTACGCGGAAGGCAAGGGGGTGGGGCTGGAGGACTTGTCTCTGGAGGAGATCCAGCGCTACGCCCCCAAGGCCGGGCCGGAGGTGTTCGACGCCCTGCGTTTCGAGGCTGCTGTTTCCCGGCGCAATACCCCCGGGGGTACTGGACCGGCAGCCGTGGCCCAGCAGATGGCGGCCTTGGAGATGTGGTTGGAGGCCCAGGGCGAAGCCCTTGGTGTGTCATATTGA
- the murJ gene encoding murein biosynthesis integral membrane protein MurJ, with protein MQRLAKNASVVAGATLVSRGLGFLRDVIMAYALGVSGMADAFFVAFRLPNLLRSLFAEGSLAMAFVPTFVKVRSESGVQAAFTVARSVQLWLLGILGLITLGVLLAPQTATMLVASGFAATRPELFERTAELVAVCFPYILCISSVALCMGILNACGHFLVPALAPCLLNICLIAASLLALAVHGDVAWFLAWGVLAAGVCQWLAQQPVLWRLGFSWRGPVDPLGPGVRRIGRLMLPTVLGSAVYQLNILIGTGMASFLPEGSVSSLYYADRLFQFPLGVVGVAVGVVALPSLSGLARREDRPRFVAVLRQALGLTMFVNLPAAAGLAGLALPLVETLFGHGRFTAAGIHTTSLALVAYAVGLPAFSCVRSLVAAYYALEDTRTPVRVAVICLGVYVATGFAAMQVWGAVGLALASSVSAWANVFQLGLGLRRHLGPWMEGGRLWIGYAALSLGIALGCRALWSWGAWSLATIPVWVAAYGLFALRLGAPEAMLVASALARRFPRLALLLEGRGASR; from the coding sequence ATGCAGCGCTTGGCGAAAAACGCCTCGGTGGTGGCTGGGGCCACTTTGGTGAGCCGAGGGCTCGGATTTCTGCGCGATGTCATCATGGCCTACGCCTTGGGGGTTTCGGGCATGGCCGATGCCTTTTTCGTCGCCTTCCGGCTCCCCAACCTGCTGCGCAGCCTTTTTGCCGAGGGCTCTTTGGCCATGGCCTTCGTACCCACCTTCGTCAAAGTGCGCAGCGAGTCCGGGGTGCAGGCGGCCTTTACGGTGGCCCGCTCCGTGCAACTGTGGCTTTTGGGGATCCTTGGTCTCATCACGCTGGGAGTCCTGCTTGCCCCGCAGACCGCCACCATGCTCGTGGCCTCGGGGTTCGCCGCCACCCGGCCCGAGCTTTTTGAGCGCACGGCCGAGCTCGTGGCCGTGTGTTTTCCGTATATCCTCTGCATCTCCAGCGTGGCCCTCTGCATGGGGATCCTCAATGCCTGCGGGCATTTTCTCGTGCCTGCCCTGGCGCCGTGCCTGCTCAATATCTGTTTGATCGCGGCGAGCCTCTTGGCCTTGGCCGTGCATGGCGATGTGGCCTGGTTTTTGGCCTGGGGGGTGCTCGCTGCCGGGGTATGCCAGTGGCTGGCGCAGCAGCCGGTCTTGTGGCGGCTGGGGTTTTCCTGGAGAGGTCCGGTGGACCCGCTGGGGCCCGGGGTGCGGCGCATCGGACGCTTGATGCTGCCTACCGTGCTCGGCTCGGCCGTGTACCAGCTCAATATCCTCATCGGCACAGGTATGGCCTCGTTTCTGCCGGAAGGCTCGGTTTCCAGCCTGTACTATGCGGACCGCCTCTTCCAATTTCCCTTGGGTGTCGTGGGCGTGGCCGTGGGGGTGGTGGCCTTGCCGTCCCTTTCCGGTCTTGCCCGGAGGGAAGACCGGCCGCGTTTTGTGGCGGTACTGCGTCAGGCCCTGGGACTGACCATGTTTGTGAACCTGCCTGCTGCTGCGGGCTTGGCGGGCCTGGCCCTGCCTTTGGTGGAGACCCTCTTCGGCCATGGCCGTTTCACGGCAGCAGGCATCCATACCACGAGCCTCGCTCTCGTGGCCTACGCGGTGGGGTTGCCGGCCTTTTCGTGTGTGCGTTCCTTGGTGGCCGCCTACTACGCCCTGGAGGACACCCGCACCCCGGTGCGCGTGGCGGTCATCTGTCTTGGGGTGTATGTGGCCACGGGGTTTGCGGCCATGCAGGTGTGGGGGGCCGTGGGCCTGGCGCTGGCCTCGTCGGTGTCCGCCTGGGCCAACGTGTTCCAGTTGGGCTTGGGTCTGCGCCGGCACTTGGGCCCTTGGATGGAGGGAGGGCGCCTGTGGATTGGCTACGCCGCCTTGAGTCTGGGGATCGCCCTGGGGTGCCGGGCCTTGTGGTCCTGGGGGGCGTGGTCTCTGGCCACCATCCCGGTGTGGGTGGCGGCTTACGGACTCTTTGCCCTGCGCTTGGGCGCCCCGGAGGCCATGCTCGTGGCCAGCGCCTTGGCGCGGCGTTTCCCCCGGCTGGCCTTGCTTCTTGAAGGCCGCGGCGCTTCCCGCTAA
- a CDS encoding methyl-accepting chemotaxis protein, translating to MDIFKRSLGAKLMAITSGVLVVVFGLLLMVASWNQRRASLAEIEHGAERMGELIHMAIAKPMSIGDNEGTTEKFAEIAAKYRDVEVYLTNSKGEITYATKGDTLRQPLSKPLPYPAVQTMVQERLRTVGMHGGMVELDGSPYFLEVRSVPNAPECHHCHGSSQPILGAMVMRQDISAQMGALRTSQGMMAGLFVAGMVVLLLVLSIFLRVSVVRPLARVAEATAQVSAGDLTVEVPVTSQDEVGQLACSVNTMAARLRDLLGEIRSGVETLAGTSQQLDGVAQAVAEVAADNETRSARVAQAADGIAGDMRSVAAATEEATVNISTVAAASEEMSATIEEIARNASRAKGITAGAVETATAAGADVDRLGQVAAQIHSVTEAITAISSQTNLLALNATIEAARAGEAGRGFAVVANEIKELANQTARATEEIREKIAGIQSATDTTVGRIEQIRGVIGDIDAIVATIAAAVEEQSVTTRDIVDNISQASVGLQEVSANVARTTDGVAQVAGEMGSVRQSAALMTEQGHQTKASAQSLLALAKELEALVRTFKTR from the coding sequence ATGGATATCTTCAAGCGTTCTTTGGGCGCCAAGCTTATGGCCATTACCTCTGGGGTGTTGGTGGTGGTCTTTGGCCTGCTCCTCATGGTGGCCTCGTGGAATCAGCGCCGGGCGAGTCTTGCAGAAATCGAACATGGCGCAGAGCGCATGGGGGAACTCATCCACATGGCCATCGCCAAACCCATGAGCATTGGTGACAACGAAGGCACGACGGAAAAATTTGCCGAGATTGCCGCCAAATATCGCGATGTGGAAGTGTACCTCACCAATTCCAAAGGCGAGATCACCTACGCCACCAAGGGGGATACCCTGCGCCAGCCCCTGTCGAAGCCATTGCCGTACCCCGCAGTCCAGACCATGGTCCAGGAACGGCTGCGCACCGTGGGCATGCACGGAGGAATGGTGGAGCTGGACGGCTCCCCGTATTTCCTCGAGGTCCGTTCCGTGCCCAATGCCCCGGAGTGTCACCATTGCCATGGGAGTTCGCAGCCCATTCTTGGGGCCATGGTGATGCGTCAGGATATTTCGGCGCAGATGGGGGCGTTGCGTACTTCGCAGGGCATGATGGCTGGCCTTTTTGTCGCGGGCATGGTGGTTCTGTTGCTGGTGCTCTCCATATTTTTGCGTGTCTCGGTGGTGCGCCCGCTTGCTCGGGTGGCGGAGGCTACAGCCCAGGTAAGCGCGGGAGACCTCACCGTGGAAGTGCCGGTCACTAGTCAGGATGAAGTGGGGCAGCTGGCCTGCAGTGTGAACACCATGGCCGCCCGTTTGCGGGACCTTTTAGGTGAGATACGCTCCGGTGTGGAGACCTTGGCTGGCACCTCGCAGCAGCTTGATGGTGTGGCCCAAGCGGTGGCCGAGGTGGCGGCGGACAACGAGACGCGTTCAGCCCGTGTGGCCCAGGCTGCAGACGGCATTGCCGGGGATATGCGCTCTGTGGCTGCGGCCACGGAAGAGGCCACGGTGAACATCTCCACCGTGGCGGCGGCCTCGGAGGAGATGAGCGCCACCATCGAGGAAATCGCCCGCAATGCCAGTCGCGCCAAAGGCATTACTGCCGGCGCCGTGGAAACGGCCACGGCGGCAGGTGCGGACGTGGACCGCTTGGGCCAGGTGGCGGCCCAGATCCATTCCGTCACCGAGGCCATTACCGCCATTTCCTCCCAGACCAATCTCCTCGCCCTCAACGCCACCATCGAGGCGGCCCGGGCCGGTGAGGCGGGCCGCGGTTTCGCGGTGGTGGCCAATGAGATCAAAGAACTGGCCAACCAGACCGCCCGCGCCACGGAGGAGATCCGGGAGAAGATCGCAGGCATCCAGTCGGCCACGGATACCACGGTGGGCCGCATCGAGCAGATCCGCGGGGTCATCGGTGACATCGACGCCATCGTGGCCACCATCGCCGCTGCGGTGGAAGAGCAGAGTGTGACCACCCGTGACATCGTGGACAATATCAGCCAGGCCTCGGTGGGCTTGCAGGAAGTGAGCGCCAATGTGGCGCGCACCACCGATGGCGTGGCCCAAGTGGCCGGCGAGATGGGCAGTGTTCGCCAGTCGGCGGCGCTCATGACCGAGCAGGGACATCAGACCAAGGCCAGCGCGCAGAGTTTGCTTGCGCTCGCCAAAGAGCTGGAGGCCTTGGTGCGCACCTTCAAGACGAGGTGA
- a CDS encoding cytochrome c family protein, with protein sequence MRWILLAGLVLGLAFPAFAQENRYVGSQACVDCHEAQYASYRQNSKKAHSSRTVQQMASDLTAEELKSCFACHTTGYGQPGGFVSFEKTPDLADAGCEVCHGPGGAHVESGGDVSLIKGRGAIRVEDCMGCHTPERVRAFGFKPTLYSGGH encoded by the coding sequence ATGCGTTGGATTTTGTTGGCAGGTTTGGTTCTCGGCCTGGCCTTTCCAGCGTTTGCCCAGGAGAACCGCTATGTGGGAAGTCAGGCCTGTGTCGATTGCCATGAGGCGCAATACGCCAGCTACAGGCAGAACAGCAAAAAGGCCCACTCCAGTCGGACAGTGCAGCAGATGGCCTCAGACCTCACGGCAGAGGAACTCAAGAGCTGCTTTGCGTGCCATACCACAGGCTATGGCCAGCCGGGCGGCTTCGTGAGTTTTGAAAAGACTCCAGATTTGGCCGACGCGGGCTGTGAAGTGTGTCATGGTCCGGGCGGGGCGCATGTGGAATCCGGCGGCGATGTTTCTCTTATCAAAGGCCGCGGGGCCATTCGCGTGGAGGACTGCATGGGGTGCCACACCCCGGAGCGGGTGCGGGCTTTTGGTTTCAAACCCACCCTCTATAGCGGCGGGCACTAG
- a CDS encoding transglutaminase-like domain-containing protein: MVPVFVLALFCAIAPSAYAGVMAVDGGAGTWTGTWVMTWRAEDLERVTRLDLRLPLLVPRQGWGWQLTVGAPSISATPNPAWHKQEAGSVAMQWHHQRPQVQVEVRIPVRMTTQTTPLEASAAYPLETIAAEAAPFVAATPWVDPAAMRAQVQPVVAGAASAVQAVVDVAAWVRGQWGFRPAQVVEDSTTVLRQGSGDISGLVHAWLAALRAAGLPARAVLGVDAGQDMVVEGGGTAWRIPGFSGLSAWVEVWLPDTGWLPVDVRGLVGWLPPGRVPLVVDVDVPSALAQAAVRWRHVAGVQVTPRFSWQAELTGQVPKTRLTLRAESPGPQLLLPAPVAKKRPWRPRKEYAHPARAQCPQAFPLAVPARYGPGRALHPEAMEATPQIFLRPRQVLTDRLHALAQPVSLDANASLGFVELAMWRHSGRGQMWMEIFTDTANGTAAPGSPGERVLASRPVAARDIPTQPGWVRFAWPQNATLPAGRYWIVPQFSGALQAFWLVDPVPLGQELGLSSMLSPGVATPFAARGWMRLCP; this comes from the coding sequence ATGGTACCGGTTTTCGTCCTTGCGCTGTTTTGTGCCATAGCTCCCAGCGCCTATGCTGGGGTCATGGCCGTGGACGGGGGCGCTGGGACGTGGACCGGGACCTGGGTGATGACGTGGCGCGCGGAGGATCTGGAGCGGGTGACCCGCCTGGACCTCCGCCTGCCGCTTCTTGTCCCCCGGCAGGGGTGGGGATGGCAGCTCACTGTGGGAGCACCGTCCATTTCCGCAACCCCCAATCCTGCATGGCACAAGCAGGAGGCCGGGAGCGTGGCCATGCAGTGGCACCACCAGCGCCCACAGGTGCAGGTGGAAGTGCGCATCCCGGTGCGCATGACCACCCAGACCACGCCGCTTGAGGCCTCTGCCGCCTATCCCTTGGAGACCATCGCCGCTGAGGCTGCGCCGTTTGTGGCGGCAACCCCGTGGGTGGACCCTGCCGCCATGCGCGCCCAGGTGCAGCCCGTGGTGGCCGGCGCGGCAAGCGCGGTGCAGGCCGTGGTGGACGTGGCCGCCTGGGTGCGCGGGCAATGGGGGTTTCGTCCTGCCCAGGTGGTGGAGGACAGTACCACCGTACTGCGCCAGGGAAGCGGTGACATATCGGGCCTGGTGCACGCGTGGCTGGCGGCGCTGCGCGCTGCCGGCTTGCCTGCCCGGGCGGTGCTGGGCGTGGACGCCGGCCAGGACATGGTGGTGGAAGGCGGCGGCACGGCGTGGCGCATCCCTGGGTTTTCGGGCCTTTCCGCCTGGGTGGAAGTGTGGCTTCCGGACACGGGCTGGCTTCCGGTGGACGTGCGCGGGCTGGTAGGCTGGCTTCCTCCAGGGCGGGTGCCTTTGGTGGTGGATGTGGACGTCCCCTCGGCCCTGGCCCAGGCCGCGGTGCGGTGGCGGCACGTGGCCGGGGTTCAGGTGACGCCGCGCTTTTCCTGGCAGGCGGAGCTTACAGGGCAAGTCCCCAAGACACGGCTTACGCTGCGTGCCGAGTCCCCTGGGCCACAGCTGCTGCTCCCTGCCCCTGTGGCGAAAAAACGACCTTGGCGCCCCCGAAAGGAATATGCCCATCCTGCCCGAGCGCAATGTCCGCAAGCGTTTCCGCTCGCCGTGCCGGCACGCTATGGGCCGGGGCGTGCGCTGCATCCGGAGGCCATGGAGGCGACTCCGCAGATTTTTCTCCGCCCCCGTCAGGTGCTGACAGACCGCTTGCATGCTTTGGCGCAACCGGTTTCTCTGGATGCCAATGCATCCTTGGGCTTCGTGGAGCTGGCCATGTGGCGGCACAGTGGGCGCGGGCAGATGTGGATGGAGATCTTTACCGATACCGCAAACGGCACCGCTGCCCCAGGCAGTCCCGGAGAGCGGGTTTTGGCTTCCCGCCCGGTGGCGGCCCGGGATATCCCCACGCAGCCCGGTTGGGTTCGCTTTGCCTGGCCCCAAAATGCCACGCTCCCGGCTGGCCGCTATTGGATCGTTCCGCAATTTTCCGGGGCCTTGCAGGCTTTTTGGCTCGTGGACCCGGTCCCGTTGGGGCAGGAGCTTGGGCTTTCCAGCATGCTGTCTCCCGGCGTGGCAACGCCGTTTGCCGCCCGGGGGTGGATGCGCCTTTGTCCATAA